The Prunus persica cultivar Lovell chromosome G7, Prunus_persica_NCBIv2, whole genome shotgun sequence genome has a segment encoding these proteins:
- the LOC18770703 gene encoding uncharacterized protein LOC18770703, protein MVEVPRARGVSFPIVFSDGETETDIGNVVVNDALEFKLFLSLLSNKIGISPHQFTVFLSSPDTRRRIPITGKVNFGAISREKNCFFLVELKRSRREKRRSKNSQIQHHHPQDFQENEYDNTASFGAHNPVNKSLSLENVMLLRRGMEIENVTGLGFPFAGRVEYENRIRELQMEKERYLMNMGLGRSDGFGLGPGRGGGVAVVCEECSRAKAMGREVGFHWCAYDAVTFGFRSPAGPISRPAKG, encoded by the coding sequence ATGGTGGAGGTCCCCAGAGCTAGAGGCGTCTCGTTTCCGATCGTCTTCTCCGACGGCGAGACCGAGACCGATATCGGAAACGTCGTCGTTAACGATGCCCTAGAGTTCAAGCTGTTCCTTTCGCTCCTGAGCAACAAGATCGGAATCTCGCCGCACCAGTTCACGGTCTTCCTCTCCTCGCCGGACACCCGTCGGCGAATCCCCATCACCGGCAAGGTCAACTTCGGAGCGATTTCTCGCGAGAAGAACTGCTTCTTTCTCGTGGAGCTAAAGCGGTCGAGACGCGAGAAGCGGCGTTCCAAGAATAGCCAGATTCAACACCACCACCCCCAAGATTTTCAAGAAAACGAGTACGACAACACGGCGTCGTTCGGAGCTCACAATCCAGTCAACAAGAGCCTCAGTCTTGAGAACGTGATGCTATTGAGGCGGGGTATGGAGATCGAAAACGTCACCGGTTTGGGTTTTCCGTTTGCGGGTCGGGTCGAGTACGAGAATCGGATCAGGGAGTTGCAGATGGAGAAGGAGAGATATTTGATGAACATGGGCCTGGGAAGATCCGATGGGTTTGGGCTTGGGCCGGGCCGGGGAGGTGGCGTAGCGGTGGTGTGCGAGGAGTGTTCAAGAGCTAAAGCGATGGGGAGAGAAGTCGGATTCCACTGGTGCGCTTACGACGCTGTGACTTTCGGGTTCAGGTCTCCGGCGGGTCCGATTTCCCGACCCGCCAAAGGGTAA
- the LOC18769855 gene encoding uncharacterized protein LOC18769855 — protein sequence MLKMAGFPPNLNDGERWLPSDIFLNEVANSTSKLNPHHFLSMDEVAQHLAALSFLRQRQCLSKSLLHIPMEPFRPPVQYNQLGSLPQRSLNLSLSHGLEEKGASFHGYGAELHYHNQFLKPAQLQVCSFLETRKRVLNRPQNRLWTNQGSGIGSMGGFERVSGGTGVFHPRVLNTTTTTRNPQVKKKQGLRNIQQIKAIQQRKPIESVGMGRGDCYNQLRSDVGLPQEWTY from the exons ATGCTTAAAATGGCTGGGTTTCCTCCAAATCTGAATGATGGTGAACGATGGCTTCCCTCAGACATTTTCCTCAACGAAGTTGCCAACTCAACCTCCAAACTTAACCCCCACCATTTTCTTTCCATGGACGAGGTCGCCCAACACTTGGCtgctctttctttcctcagaCAACGTCAATGCCTTTCAAAATCTCTGCTACATATACCCATGGAg CCGTTCAGACCGCCGGTTCAGTACAACCAGCTTGGTTCTCTGCCTCAGAGGTCTCTTAATCTCAGCCTCAGTCATGGTCTCGAAGAGAAAGGTGCAAGCTTTCATGGGTATGGGGCTGAACTCCATTACCACAATCAGTTTCTGAAACCGGCTCAACTTCAG GTCTGTAGCTTTCTGGAAACTAGGAAGAGGGTTTTGAATAGACCGCAAAACCGCCTTTGGACGAATCAGGGAAGTGGGATTGGATCAATGGGTGGTTTTGAGAGGGTTTCTGGAGGCACAGGTGTGTTTCATCCCAGGGTTTTGaataccacaaccaccaccaggAATCCTCAGGTCAAAAAGAAACAGG GGTTGAGAAATATCCAGCAGATTAAAGCCATCCAGCAAAGGAAACCTATCGAAAGCGTGGGCATGGGCAGAGGGGATTGCTATAACCAGCTTCGTTCTGATGTTGGTTTGCCCCAAGAATGGACTTACTGA
- the LOC18770852 gene encoding 60S ribosomal protein L21-1 codes for MPAGHGLRSRTRDLFSRAFRKKGYIPLSTYLKTYRIGDYVDVKVNGAVHKGMPHKFYHGRTGRVWNVTKRAIGVEINKQVGNRIIRKRIHVRVEHVQPSRCTEEFCLRKIKNDQLKAEAKAKGEVISTKRQPKGPKPGFRVEGAVMETVTPIPYDVVNDLKGGY; via the exons ATGCCGGCTGGACACGGTCTCAGGTCTCGTACTCGCGATCTCTTCTCGCGGGCCTTCAGGAAGAAGGGCTACATTCCTCTCTCAACCTATCTGAAGACCTACAGGATCGGCGACTATGTCGACGTCAAGGTTAACGGCGCCGTGCACAAGGGTATGCCCCACAAGTTCTACCACGGACGTACTGGTCGCGTCTGGAACGTCACCAAGCGCGCCATCGGTGTGGAGATCAACAAGCAG GTTGGCAACAGGATTATCAGGAAGAGGATCCATGTGCGTGTGGAGCATGTGCAGCCTTCAAGGTGCACTGAGGAATTCTGTTTGAGGAAGATAAAGAATGATCAGTTGAAGGCTGAGGCCAAGGCAAAGGGTGAGGTTATTAGCACCAAGAGGCAGCCAAAGGGACCCAAGCCAGGTTTCAGGGTTGAAGGGGCAGTCATGGAAACTGTTACTCCCATTCCTTATGATGTCGTCAATGATCTTAAAGGAGGCTACTAG
- the LOC18770621 gene encoding UPF0481 protein At3g47200 — protein MFQPKPEKGTSAFHGEIGHGNMLDGAGFSPTEEEEEEETSSTNAAPAVIVEKPRDEVAILIEGKVRDTPSFWPDCCIYKVPQRFRRGNEEFYEPRVVSIGPYHFHQGSFPQMQIFKLKYLEAFLSRNELSLDQCLGRVRTWEAKARRFYVDLIDLSSDEFAELMLVDAIFVLELMIRHQFFEYVDNCDRIYRKPRMIEDVFHDVLLIENQIPFFVLEGLYDLVDNSSKGTLKFFVELTHEFFKASVKINEFGADRAPVPGVNHGVKHFVDFIRCYYLPTEDEKHEYGHRFYEIPPSVTALEDAGVKFATTSTRSLLDIQFNRGCLKIPNFRVDDWTETVFRNLIALEQCHDDHQVKYISELMFLMGCMIKTSKDVDLLIEHEIISSMLGSNVDVSTLFNHIGQGVGLGQPYYYFSLCKKLNAYCKTPWHRWKPILQCDYFNTPWKVVSTIAAIVLLVLTLVQTICSILSL, from the exons ATGTTCCAACCAAAACCGGAAAAAG GCACATCAGCTTTTCACGGAGAAATTGGTCATGGTAACAT GTTGGATGGCGCTGGCTTCTCCCCTacggaagaggaagaggaagaggagactTCATCAACCAATGCTGCACCAGCAGTAATAGTTGAGAAACCGAGGGATGAAGTGGCGATTCTAATCGAGGGTAAAGTGCGAGACACgccgtcgttttggccagatTGTTGTATTTACAAAGTCCCCCAGAGATTTCGCAGAGGAAATGAAGAGTTCTATGAACCCCGGGTGGTCTCAATCGGACCTTATCACTTTCACCAAGGAAGTTTCCCACAAATGCAAATCTTTAAACTCAAATACTTAGAGGCCTTCTTGAGCCGAAACGAGCTCAGCTTAGACCAATGCCTCGGCCGTGTGAGAACGTGGGAAGCAAAAGCCAGGCGTTTTTATGTAGACCTCATTGACCTAAGCAGTGATGAATTTGCCGAGCTGATGCTGGTGGATGCAATTTTTGTCTTGGAGCTTATGATCAGGCACCAGTTTTTCGAATATGTAGACAATTGCGACCGGATTTATAGAAAGCCGCGGATGATCGAAGATGTTTTCCATGATGTCTTGTTGATTGAGAACCAAATTCCCTTCTTTGTTCTTGAGGGTTTGTATGACCTAGTTGATAATAGCTCCAAAGGAACTCTCAAATTCTTTGTCGAGCTTACGCATGAGTTCTTCAAGGCTTCTGTCAAAATCAACGAGTTTGGTGCTGATCGTGCACCTGTGCCTGGAGTTAACCACGGAGTGAAGcattttgttgattttattCGGTGCTACTACTTGCCTACGGAGGACGAAAAGCATGAATATGGCCATAGGTTTTATGAAATCCCACCAAGCGTGACAGCGCTAGAGGATGCTGGAGTTAAGTTTGCCACAACAAGCACGAGGTCCTTACTTGACATACAATTCAACAGAGGATGTCTCAAAATTCCGAATTTTAGGGTAGACGATTGGACGGAAACTGTCTTCAGGAACCTGATTGCCTTGGAACAGTGCCACGATGATCACCAAGTGAAGTACATTTCAGAATTGATGTTCCTCATGGGGTGCATGATCAAGACTTCAAAAGACGTGGACTTGCTAATTGAACATGAAATTATATCTAGCATGCTGGGGAGCAACGTTGATGTGTCCACTCTGTTTAACCATATTGGCCAAGGGGTTGGTTTGGGTCAGCCATACTATTACTTTAGTCTTTGCAAAAAACTCAATGCCTACTGCAAGACCCCTTGGCACAGATGGAAACCTATTCTGCAGTGCGACTATTTCAACACTCCATGGAAAGTTGTTTCTACAATTGCTGCAATTGTACTCCTTGTGCTCACACTCGTACAAACCATATGCTCTATCTTATCCCTATAG